Proteins from a genomic interval of uncultured Desulfuromusa sp.:
- the glmS gene encoding glutamine--fructose-6-phosphate transaminase (isomerizing) yields the protein MCGIVGYIGKQDASPIIIEGLRRLEYRGYDSAGICTLNGGEPQIRRAEGKLINLENILREQPAEGIRGIGHTRWATHGRPSEINAHPHRAGNIVVVHNGIIENYLKLKEQLQGLGHQFCSETDTEIIAHLVEEHYKQCGDFEKAVQLALAEVKGAYAVAILCNDEPDKLIAAKVGAPLVVGQGQGEFFVASDIPALLSHTREMIFLEDGEIVVFTPEKMWVTDLDGQPLVKQSKTITWSPLMAEKGGYKHFMLKEIYEQPRALADTIAGRLQSEEGDVYLEDFGLSEEQLAGLDKIFIIACGTSWHAGLVGKFYIEKLARLPVEIDIASEFRYRDPIVNDKSLTVLISQSGETADTLAGLREAKGKGGKSVCICNVVDSSIARESDGVIYTHAGPEIGVASTKAFTTQLVALYLLALKLGRARGTLTADDCRQQVEALLALPRKLEETLELDGQIEKIAREYMNARDFLYLGRGNQYPIALEGALKLKEISYIHAEGYPAGEMKHGPIALIDENLPVVVLVPYNDTYDKVVSNMEEVCARGGKVIAVSSGEGRGLEGKVETLIQVPQTTDDLMPILTSIPMQLLAYHVAVLKGTDVDQPRNLAKSVTVE from the coding sequence ATGTGTGGAATCGTTGGTTATATCGGCAAGCAGGATGCTTCTCCAATTATTATTGAGGGGTTGCGACGGCTTGAATATCGGGGCTATGACTCGGCGGGAATTTGTACTCTCAATGGAGGGGAGCCACAAATTCGCAGGGCTGAAGGCAAGCTTATCAATCTGGAAAATATTCTTCGTGAACAACCTGCAGAAGGAATACGGGGGATTGGCCATACTCGCTGGGCAACTCATGGCCGTCCTTCAGAGATCAATGCCCATCCGCACCGAGCAGGCAATATCGTTGTTGTGCACAATGGGATTATCGAGAATTATTTAAAGCTGAAAGAACAATTGCAGGGCCTTGGACATCAGTTCTGTTCGGAGACCGACACCGAAATTATCGCTCATCTGGTAGAGGAACATTATAAGCAATGTGGCGATTTTGAGAAAGCTGTTCAGTTGGCGCTGGCGGAAGTGAAGGGAGCTTATGCGGTTGCCATCCTTTGTAATGATGAGCCGGATAAACTGATCGCAGCCAAGGTTGGAGCGCCACTGGTTGTTGGTCAGGGGCAGGGGGAGTTTTTTGTTGCATCTGATATCCCTGCGCTACTGTCGCATACCCGGGAAATGATTTTTCTGGAAGATGGTGAAATTGTGGTCTTCACCCCGGAAAAAATGTGGGTGACCGACCTTGATGGACAGCCGCTGGTCAAGCAGAGCAAAACCATCACCTGGAGTCCGCTGATGGCGGAAAAAGGTGGCTATAAACATTTTATGCTCAAAGAGATCTATGAGCAGCCCCGGGCACTGGCCGATACGATTGCCGGACGGCTTCAAAGTGAAGAGGGGGACGTCTATCTGGAAGATTTCGGCCTCAGTGAAGAACAACTTGCCGGGCTGGACAAAATTTTCATTATCGCCTGTGGAACCTCCTGGCATGCTGGTCTGGTTGGGAAGTTCTATATTGAAAAACTGGCACGATTACCGGTTGAGATCGATATCGCCAGTGAATTTCGCTATCGCGATCCGATCGTCAATGACAAAAGCCTGACGGTCCTTATCAGCCAAAGTGGTGAAACGGCAGATACTCTGGCAGGGTTGCGAGAGGCTAAAGGAAAAGGTGGAAAATCGGTCTGCATTTGTAACGTGGTTGATTCTTCCATCGCCCGTGAAAGTGACGGGGTGATTTACACCCACGCCGGGCCCGAAATCGGCGTTGCTTCAACCAAGGCTTTTACCACTCAGCTGGTGGCTCTTTATCTGCTGGCTTTGAAATTGGGACGGGCGCGTGGAACCTTGACTGCCGATGATTGTCGCCAACAGGTCGAAGCATTATTGGCGCTGCCACGTAAGCTGGAAGAAACTTTGGAACTGGATGGACAGATCGAAAAAATTGCCCGTGAATATATGAACGCACGGGATTTCCTTTATCTGGGTCGTGGCAATCAATATCCTATTGCTCTCGAAGGGGCGTTGAAACTCAAGGAGATTTCCTATATTCATGCCGAAGGCTACCCCGCCGGAGAGATGAAACATGGTCCTATCGCTTTGATCGATGAAAACCTCCCGGTTGTTGTTTTGGTTCCTTATAATGACACCTATGACAAGGTGGTCTCCAATATGGAAGAGGTTTGCGCCCGGGGAGGTAAAGTGATCGCGGTCAGTAGTGGAGAAGGTCGTGGGTTAGAGGGGAAAGTCGAGACCTTGATTCAAGTGCCGCAAACCACGGACGACCTGATGCCAATCCTGACCTCAATTCCGATGCAATTGCTTGCATATCACGTTGCTGTTCTTAAGGGGACCGATGTTGATCAGCCACGTAATTTAGCGAAAAGCGTGACGGTGGAGTAA